A portion of the Deltaproteobacteria bacterium genome contains these proteins:
- a CDS encoding transposase, which translates to MLHERIMRGSTYSKTRRIKSAFFAVTSKGNEEKDIFGSKKDREYFLHYLKIAAGRYDAAVHAYCLMSNHYQLLLEMPLGNLSQLMDHIKGAYTEYVNVKQKRGGSFFQGRYEAIVVEADKYVKEISRQIHLNPVTAGIVKKPEEFTWSSYNSYVGKELCPGWLTIDFILGYFDKKKSTAQEKYREFVELMIG; encoded by the coding sequence ATGTTGCATGAAAGGATAATGAGGGGAAGCACATATTCAAAAACAAGAAGGATCAAGAGCGCTTTTTTTGCTGTTACATCGAAAGGGAATGAAGAGAAGGATATATTTGGAAGCAAAAAGGACCGGGAGTATTTTCTCCATTACCTTAAAATAGCGGCTGGGCGTTATGACGCGGCTGTTCATGCCTATTGCCTCATGAGTAATCATTATCAGCTGCTCTTGGAGATGCCATTGGGCAATCTGTCGCAGCTAATGGATCATATTAAAGGGGCCTATACCGAGTACGTTAATGTTAAGCAAAAAAGAGGAGGGTCTTTTTTTCAGGGGAGATATGAGGCAATAGTGGTTGAAGCAGATAAATATGTAAAGGAAATTTCCCGCCAAATTCACCTGAATCCCGTGACGGCAGGCATCGTTAAAAAACCGGAAGAATTCACCTGGAGCAGCTATAACAGCTATGTGGGAAAGGAATTATGTCCCGGATGGCTCACGATAGATTTTATTCTTGGCTATTTCGACAAAAAAAAATCAACAGCCCAGGAGAAGTATCGAGAGTTTGTAGAGTTAATGATTGGTTAA